The nucleotide window GTCGTAGATGCCGAAGGGAATCGCCGTTACCAGGATGACGCCCAGGAACTCGAAGCCGGAGAACACATGGCCGAACACGGGTAGCGGCACCGAGAACCCGAAGTTCGAGAAGGAATCACCCAGCTTCGCAACGCTCATGCCGCCGAGGTCGAAGCCGAGGGCGGTCGATCCCCAGGCGATCAAGGTGCCCACGCCAATGGCTACGAGGCCGGCGGGGATACCCTTGAAGTAGCGCACGCCTCCGAACCAGCTGACGAGGATGATGGCGAAGCAAATGATGCCGATGAAGGGGGTCATGAACATCTCGAGCGCCGGGCGCATGGAGATGAAGGCGATCGACACGCCCGCCAGGGTGCCCAGCAAGGCTGCGCGAGGGGTGATCTTGCGGATCACGGGTGCGACGAAGCCACCCACCATCAGCACGAAGCTCTGAATGAAGACCCAGGTCAGGCCTGCCTCCCAACCCTTTACGGGGTCGCCGGTGCTGGCGGCGATCGGCATCATGATGACGAAGACCACCACGAACATGTGGGGCACGCTGATGCCCGACGGCAGCGCGCACACGTCGTCGCGTCCTGTCTTCTTCGCCAGCTTGTAGGCCAAGCGGGCATAGTAAACCGTGCTCAGGAACATCATCAGGCCCGTGGCGGGCAGGATGCGTCCGAACACGAGCTCATCGGGCATCTTGAGGACGAAACGCAAAAGTCCGGTCAACACCAAGAGGTTGACCAGAATGTTCGTTCCGAACCCGAAGTAGGCGTTCCAATCGCCCGGGGTCCATAGTGCAGGCTTCTTTTCACTCATCGTTCACTCTTTTCTGGAGATCGTCGGATCTTCACGTCGCCGCCCTGGTTGGTTCGGCGGTGCCGAGGGCGGTCAGCACGCGCTCTGAATCTGTCACCCATCCAAAAATTCCCCCCTGGGCCTTGATCATGCGAAGGCCGACCTCATGAAACTCGGGGAAGTACGAGCCGCAACAATCCCCGGGGACGATGCAGCGGTAACCTCGGTCATTCGCCTCGCGCACCGTGGTGTGAACGCACACCTCGGTGGTCACACCGCAAACGATAAGTGTGGTAATTCCCCGGTTGAGGAGGATCGTGTGCAAGTCCGTCGCGAAAAAGGCGCCCTTGCCGGGTTTGTCGATTACGGGCTCTCCTTCCTGGGGGTAGAGCTCGGGCACGATGTCGTGACCTGCCTCGCCGCG belongs to Myxococcales bacterium and includes:
- a CDS encoding cysteine hydrolase — encoded protein: MAGVVILAEPTPIEVDWKTTAIVVIDMQRDFLEPGGFGESLGNDVSLLSAAIEPCKKLLRGARAHGVLVVHTREGHRPDLSDAPPAKVERGDPSLRIGAPGPMGRILIRGEAGHDIVPELYPQEGEPVIDKPGKGAFFATDLHTILLNRGITTLIVCGVTTEVCVHTTVREANDRGYRCIVPGDCCGSYFPEFHEVGLRMIKAQGGIFGWVTDSERVLTALGTAEPTRAAT